A region of Thermus caldifontis DNA encodes the following proteins:
- the accC gene encoding acetyl-CoA carboxylase biotin carboxylase subunit — protein sequence MKKVLIANRGEIALRIIRAAKELGIKTVVAHSTADEKSLPVLLADEAICIGPPPSGQSYLNIPNLLSAAIVTGADAIHPGYGFLAENATFAEMCRDHGITFIGPTPENMRALGDKATARKVAREAGVPTVPGTDELASVEEAKRAAQEIGYPVILKASAGGGGRGMRLVHTEEELERAVQQAQEEARAAFGNPAVYLEKYIEEPKHIEIQLLGDGENVIHLWERDCSIQRRHQKLLEEAPSTLPLETRRAIAEAAARLARHVGYVSAGTLEFLVDKEGNFYFIEMNTRIQVEHPVTEMITGIDLVQAQFRIAMGEKLWMEQEEVEVRGHAIEVRINAEDPEKGFRPSIGKVETLLFPGGPGIRVDSHLYAGYQIPPHYDSLIAKIIAWAPTREEAIKRMERALSETVIEGPGLKTTIPFQQKVLQNAFFRRGAVYTNFVARRMEM from the coding sequence ATGAAAAAGGTTCTGATCGCCAACCGGGGCGAGATCGCCTTGAGGATTATCCGGGCCGCCAAGGAGTTGGGGATCAAGACCGTGGTGGCCCACTCCACCGCGGACGAGAAGAGCCTGCCGGTGCTTTTGGCCGACGAGGCCATCTGCATTGGGCCGCCCCCCTCGGGGCAGAGCTACCTGAACATCCCCAACCTGCTTTCCGCGGCCATCGTGACCGGGGCTGACGCCATTCATCCCGGCTATGGCTTTCTAGCGGAAAACGCCACCTTTGCCGAGATGTGCCGGGACCACGGCATCACCTTTATCGGCCCCACCCCGGAGAACATGCGCGCCCTGGGGGACAAGGCCACCGCCAGGAAGGTGGCGCGCGAGGCTGGAGTACCCACGGTTCCGGGAACGGATGAGCTGGCCAGCGTGGAGGAGGCCAAGCGGGCCGCTCAGGAGATCGGCTATCCCGTGATCCTCAAAGCCTCCGCTGGGGGTGGGGGTAGGGGAATGCGGCTGGTGCACACCGAAGAGGAGCTAGAGAGGGCGGTCCAGCAGGCCCAAGAGGAGGCGCGGGCTGCCTTTGGCAACCCGGCCGTCTACCTGGAAAAGTACATTGAAGAGCCCAAGCACATCGAAATCCAACTCCTGGGGGATGGGGAGAACGTCATCCACCTTTGGGAACGGGATTGCTCCATCCAGCGCCGGCACCAAAAGCTCCTGGAGGAAGCCCCCAGCACCTTGCCCCTGGAGACCCGGAGGGCCATCGCCGAGGCCGCAGCCCGGCTTGCCCGGCACGTGGGGTACGTGTCCGCGGGTACCTTGGAGTTCCTGGTGGATAAGGAGGGGAATTTCTACTTCATAGAGATGAACACCCGCATCCAGGTGGAGCACCCCGTGACCGAGATGATCACCGGCATTGACCTGGTCCAGGCCCAGTTCCGCATCGCCATGGGGGAGAAGCTCTGGATGGAGCAGGAGGAGGTGGAGGTCCGGGGGCATGCCATAGAGGTGCGCATCAACGCCGAGGACCCCGAGAAGGGCTTTAGGCCCTCCATCGGCAAGGTGGAAACCCTCCTTTTCCCCGGGGGTCCGGGGATCCGGGTGGACAGCCACCTCTATGCGGGCTACCAGATCCCGCCCCACTACGACAGCCTGATCGCCAAGATCATCGCCTGGGCGCCCACCCGGGAGGAGGCCATCAAGCGCATGGAAAGGGCGCTTTCGGAAACGGTCATCGAGGGACCCGGTCTCAAGACCACCATCCCCTTCCAGCAAAAGGTGCTGCAAAACGCCTTCTTCCGCCGGGGAGCGGTCTACACCAACTTCGTGGCCCGGCGGATGGAGATGTAG
- the accB gene encoding acetyl-CoA carboxylase biotin carboxyl carrier protein yields the protein MTPKELKQILQALVEHGVSELTLETPDYKLTVRRGGEVQVVAVPQGLPTPASPPAPLPSAAPTGPAPVPPSPPAEAPQPEAAQAEDSCAGCVEVRAPIVGTFYRAPAPDAPPYVEEGDRVEKGQVLCIIEAMKLMNEIESEVSGIIKKILVKNGEPVEYGQPLFLIQPL from the coding sequence ATGACGCCTAAGGAACTGAAGCAGATCCTGCAGGCCCTGGTGGAGCATGGGGTGAGCGAGCTCACCCTGGAGACTCCCGATTACAAGCTGACCGTACGCCGAGGGGGTGAGGTGCAGGTGGTGGCCGTGCCCCAAGGTTTACCCACCCCCGCCAGCCCACCGGCTCCCTTGCCCTCAGCTGCGCCCACCGGCCCGGCTCCGGTACCCCCGTCTCCACCTGCGGAAGCCCCCCAACCGGAAGCCGCCCAAGCCGAGGACAGCTGTGCGGGGTGTGTGGAGGTGAGGGCCCCCATCGTGGGTACCTTCTACCGGGCCCCCGCCCCCGATGCCCCCCCTTACGTGGAGGAAGGGGACCGGGTGGAGAAGGGCCAGGTGCTCTGCATCATCGAGGCCATGAAGCTGATGAACGAGATCGAGTCGGAAGTATCTGGAATCATTAAAAAGATCCTGGTGAAAAATGGGGAACCCGTGGAGTACGGGCAGCCCCTCTTCCTGATTCAGCCGCTATGA
- the efp gene encoding elongation factor P, whose product MISVTDLRPGTKVKMEGGLWECVEYQHQKIGRGGAKVVAKFKNLETGATIERTFNSGEKLEDIYVETRELQYLYQEGDDLVFMDLETYEQFHLPKDQVEASRFLKEGMTVLGDMYEGRPLKITPPTVVELKVVDTPPGVRGDTVSGGSKPATLETGAVVQVPLFVEPGEVIKVDTRTGQYVGRA is encoded by the coding sequence ATGATCAGCGTGACCGACCTTAGACCCGGAACCAAGGTGAAGATGGAGGGCGGCCTTTGGGAGTGCGTGGAATACCAGCACCAGAAGATCGGCCGCGGCGGGGCCAAGGTGGTGGCCAAGTTCAAGAACCTGGAAACCGGGGCCACCATTGAGCGCACCTTCAACTCCGGGGAGAAGCTGGAGGACATCTACGTGGAAACCCGGGAGCTCCAGTACCTTTACCAGGAGGGGGACGACCTGGTCTTCATGGACCTCGAGACCTACGAGCAGTTCCACCTGCCCAAGGATCAGGTGGAGGCTTCCCGGTTTCTCAAGGAGGGGATGACCGTCCTGGGGGACATGTACGAGGGGCGCCCCCTGAAGATCACCCCGCCCACCGTGGTGGAGCTCAAGGTGGTGGACACGCCCCCCGGGGTGCGGGGGGACACGGTCTCCGGCGGGAGCAAACCCGCCACCCTGGAGACCGGAGCGGTGGTCCAGGTACCCCTTTTTGTGGAGCCCGGCGAGGTCATCAAGGTGGATACCCGCACGGGCCAGTACGTGGGCCGCGCCTAA